From Caminibacter mediatlanticus TB-2, the proteins below share one genomic window:
- a CDS encoding hydrogenase — MHLKPKIVWIDGIGCNGCSHSFFNYEEFDNFLDDFELLYHPLLYFDNFEKKSDILIIEGALREGFKRNNKNLIKLIEELIINSKFVICLGTCSSYGGIFGEGVMFNKKENGIFYDYKNKIINIPGCPPHPNWLGYVLYMIKEHQEILLDELNRPKEIFAFTTHAGCSRNEYFEWKIDSENFGEKEGCLFYYQGCQGPFTHSSCNRDLWNGVNSKTRAGTPCFGCTESCFPKNELFKTQTLMGIPANIPLGVSKRAYLTLSGIAKSLKNERLSQKLFEYKDKK, encoded by the coding sequence ATGCACTTAAAGCCTAAAATAGTTTGGATTGATGGTATTGGCTGTAATGGATGCAGTCATTCTTTTTTTAATTATGAAGAGTTTGATAATTTTTTAGATGATTTTGAACTTCTTTATCATCCTCTTTTGTATTTTGATAATTTTGAAAAAAAAAGTGATATTTTAATAATTGAAGGAGCTTTAAGAGAAGGTTTTAAAAGAAACAATAAAAATTTAATCAAATTAATAGAAGAATTGATTATAAATTCAAAATTTGTAATATGTTTAGGGACTTGTAGTAGTTATGGTGGAATTTTTGGTGAAGGAGTTATGTTTAATAAAAAAGAAAATGGAATTTTTTATGATTATAAAAATAAAATAATTAACATCCCAGGTTGTCCTCCTCATCCTAACTGGCTTGGATATGTTTTATATATGATAAAGGAACATCAAGAAATTTTACTTGACGAACTTAATAGACCAAAAGAAATTTTTGCATTTACTACTCATGCTGGATGTAGTAGAAATGAGTATTTTGAGTGGAAAATAGATAGTGAAAATTTTGGTGAAAAAGAAGGGTGTTTATTTTATTATCAAGGATGCCAAGGTCCATTTACTCATAGTAGTTGTAATAGAGATTTATGGAATGGGGTTAATTCAAAAACAAGAGCAGGTACTCCTTGTTTTGGGTGTACAGAGAGTTGTTTTCCTAAAAATGAGCTTTTTAAAACACAAACTCTAATGGGGATTCCTGCAAATATTCCACTTGGTGTAAGTAAAAGAGCATATCTTACACTTAGTGGAATTGCAAAAAGTTTAAAAAATGAAAGATTAAGTCAAAAATTATTTGAGTATAAAGATAAAAAATGA
- a CDS encoding amino acid ABC transporter permease has protein sequence MRSSILKKKSIGIALTILFYLFLAFFLYQAASKINYNWKWDMIPKYFVYEKKIPITSPCDGKLSIKDNKAIIICEDKSKKEFNINGYKLEFKNGDYIYQDDEIAYKTKIEPGPFLLGLWITIKISFISMFFAFIIGLIIAILRLSGIPALNYIGSVYVTVIRGTPLLVQLFIFYFIIATIFNMPRFWAGVMSLSIFYGAYIAEILRGAIQSIDKGQHEAAKSLGFNAFQRMWYIILPQALRKALPALVGELISLIKDSSLVSIISITDLTKVGREIVANTFSPFETWLTVAALYLMLTSILSFIGHKLEKRMKLKGGF, from the coding sequence ATGAGATCTTCTATTTTAAAGAAAAAAAGTATAGGGATAGCTCTTACTATTCTTTTTTATCTTTTTTTAGCCTTTTTTTTATATCAAGCTGCAAGTAAAATTAATTACAATTGGAAATGGGATATGATTCCTAAATATTTTGTTTATGAAAAAAAAATCCCTATTACTTCTCCTTGTGATGGAAAATTATCAATTAAAGATAATAAAGCTATTATAATTTGTGAAGATAAAAGTAAAAAAGAATTTAATATCAATGGATATAAATTAGAATTTAAAAATGGAGATTATATTTATCAAGATGATGAAATAGCATATAAAACTAAAATTGAACCTGGTCCTTTTTTATTAGGTTTATGGATAACTATTAAAATTTCATTTATATCAATGTTTTTTGCATTCATAATTGGTCTAATTATTGCTATTTTAAGATTAAGTGGTATACCAGCTTTAAACTATATAGGGAGTGTATATGTAACTGTCATTAGAGGAACTCCTCTTTTGGTACAACTCTTTATTTTTTATTTCATTATTGCGACAATTTTTAATATGCCAAGATTTTGGGCAGGTGTTATGAGTTTATCTATTTTTTATGGTGCATATATTGCTGAGATTTTAAGAGGAGCAATCCAATCAATCGATAAAGGTCAACATGAAGCAGCCAAATCTCTTGGATTTAATGCATTTCAAAGGATGTGGTATATTATCTTACCACAAGCATTAAGAAAAGCTTTACCAGCATTAGTTGGTGAATTAATTTCACTAATAAAAGATAGTTCACTTGTATCAATTATATCAATTACAGATTTAACAAAAGTAGGTAGAGAAATTGTTGCTAATACATTCTCACCATTTGAAACTTGGCTTACTGTTGCAGCGCTTTATTTGATGTTAACATCCATATTAAGTTTCATTGGACACAAACTCGAAAAAAGGATGAAATTAAAAGGTGGATTTTAA
- a CDS encoding nickel-dependent hydrogenase large subunit — protein sequence MAKRVVIDPITRIEGHLRVEVVLDDNNKIVDAYSSSTLWRGIEVIVKGRDPRDAGFMTGRICGVCTYSHYKAGIVAVEDALGIEPPLNAKLVRTLLDYSLFYHDHIVHFYQLHALDWVDIFSALEADPIKASEEAFKYVPKGYNPIATGADELKEVQKRVASFAKKGDLGPFKNAYFGHKTMRFTPEQNLIALSHYLKNLEIQRIAAQAMAVFGGKNPHPQSLTVGGVTCIMDLQDPSRLGEYLTKFKQLAEWTNRAYYADIVMAAEAYRNEPSVTQKNNLGNYITYKTMQTGKNSFLFDACGYIKDFDLGKFYEIDESKIEEDVTHSWYKDTGFRHPYNGETIPEYTGYVDGESIDGKGDVVHTKVVNPKGKYSWIKSPRYNQEPMEVGPLACMVVNYAKGNERVRKVVDEFLAKTNLPVEALFTTLGRTAARMLQTKVIADYGIEAFNNLVENLKVDQSTVSPYKIDKNKEYKGRFIGDVPRGMLSHWCRIKNGVIENWQAVVPSTWNAGPVDGNGKKGAYEHNLIGMKIEDPTKPLEVIRNIHSYDPCIACAVHVMDVKGKKLGEFRVDPLYGSC from the coding sequence ATGGCAAAAAGAGTAGTAATTGACCCAATTACAAGAATAGAGGGACATTTAAGAGTAGAAGTTGTTTTAGATGATAATAATAAAATAGTTGATGCATATTCTTCCTCAACTCTTTGGAGAGGTATTGAAGTTATCGTAAAAGGAAGAGACCCAAGAGATGCAGGATTTATGACAGGAAGAATTTGTGGGGTTTGTACTTATTCACACTATAAAGCTGGTATTGTAGCAGTTGAAGATGCACTTGGAATAGAACCACCACTAAATGCTAAACTTGTTAGAACATTGCTTGATTATTCACTTTTTTATCATGACCATATTGTTCATTTCTATCAATTGCATGCACTTGATTGGGTAGATATTTTTAGTGCACTTGAAGCTGACCCAATTAAAGCAAGCGAAGAAGCATTTAAATATGTACCAAAAGGATATAATCCAATTGCAACAGGTGCTGATGAATTAAAAGAAGTTCAAAAAAGAGTTGCATCATTTGCTAAAAAAGGAGATTTAGGACCATTTAAAAATGCATATTTTGGTCATAAAACTATGAGATTTACACCAGAACAAAACTTAATAGCATTATCTCACTATTTAAAAAACCTTGAAATTCAAAGAATAGCAGCACAAGCAATGGCAGTTTTTGGTGGTAAAAACCCACATCCACAAAGTTTAACAGTTGGTGGTGTTACTTGTATTATGGATTTACAAGACCCAAGTAGACTTGGTGAGTATTTAACTAAATTTAAACAACTTGCTGAATGGACAAATAGAGCATATTATGCAGATATTGTTATGGCAGCTGAGGCTTATAGAAACGAACCATCTGTTACTCAAAAAAATAACCTTGGTAATTATATTACTTATAAAACAATGCAGACAGGTAAAAACTCATTCCTTTTTGATGCATGTGGATATATTAAAGATTTTGATTTAGGTAAATTTTATGAAATAGATGAAAGTAAAATTGAAGAAGATGTAACTCATAGTTGGTATAAAGATACAGGATTTAGACATCCATATAACGGAGAAACAATTCCTGAATATACTGGTTATGTTGATGGTGAGAGTATTGATGGAAAAGGAGATGTAGTTCATACAAAAGTAGTAAATCCAAAAGGAAAATATTCTTGGATTAAATCTCCAAGATATAATCAAGAACCAATGGAAGTTGGACCACTTGCATGTATGGTAGTAAATTATGCAAAAGGAAATGAAAGAGTAAGAAAAGTAGTTGATGAATTTTTAGCTAAAACTAATCTTCCAGTAGAAGCACTATTTACAACTCTTGGAAGAACAGCAGCAAGAATGCTTCAAACAAAAGTTATTGCGGATTATGGGATTGAAGCATTTAATAATTTAGTAGAAAATTTAAAAGTTGACCAAAGTACGGTTTCTCCATATAAAATTGATAAAAATAAAGAGTATAAAGGTAGATTTATTGGAGATGTTCCAAGAGGAATGCTTAGTCACTGGTGTAGAATTAAAAATGGTGTAATTGAAAATTGGCAAGCAGTAGTTCCATCTACTTGGAATGCAGGTCCTGTTGATGGAAATGGTAAAAAAGGTGCTTATGAACATAACTTAATTGGTATGAAAATAGAAGACCCAACAAAACCACTTGAAGTAATCAGAAATATTCATAGTTACGACCCATGTATTGCATGTGCGGTGCATGTAATGGATGTAAAAGGTAAAAAACTTGGTGAATTTAGAGTAGACCCATTATATGGTTCATGCTAA
- a CDS encoding TetR/AcrR family transcriptional regulator, whose amino-acid sequence MKTALNLFAKQGFFNTTISDIAKEMGMSVGNLYNYFPSKESLAKELLIYTSKKFGEEMRKINEMDIHSKDKIKKIVELYFKKAQEEPELVDYFMRVYLSNKEIFNNGCEGMLCVSSFVTEIMILFEEGVRKKELKNQDFFAAFGLFMGYIGGIAFLNRENILGKSLNEYIEPVSENIYNALKA is encoded by the coding sequence ATGAAAACTGCTCTTAATCTTTTTGCTAAACAGGGTTTTTTTAATACTACTATTTCTGATATTGCAAAAGAGATGGGAATGAGTGTTGGAAATTTATATAACTATTTTCCAAGTAAAGAATCTCTCGCAAAAGAGCTTTTAATATATACTTCCAAAAAATTTGGAGAAGAGATGAGAAAAATAAATGAGATGGATATTCATAGTAAAGATAAAATCAAAAAAATTGTCGAACTTTATTTTAAGAAAGCTCAGGAAGAACCAGAACTTGTAGACTATTTTATGAGAGTTTATCTCTCAAATAAAGAGATATTCAACAATGGATGTGAAGGAATGCTTTGTGTTTCATCGTTTGTAACAGAAATAATGATTCTTTTTGAAGAAGGTGTTAGAAAAAAAGAACTTAAAAATCAAGATTTTTTTGCAGCATTTGGACTTTTTATGGGATATATTGGAGGTATTGCGTTTTTAAATAGAGAAAATATATTAGGAAAATCACTTAATGAGTATATTGAACCTGTAAGTGAGAATATTTACAATGCACTTAAAGCCTAA
- a CDS encoding DMT family transporter, whose protein sequence is MDFKKISDLLLVLVAIAWGSTFILVQNALQDIPPFSFLFIRFFLAFALMYIIFYKKISYNISTIKAAMFLGLFNFLAFSLQTYALLYEKSSIVAFVTGFYVVIVPFFAFLFFKKQIKTNVIIGAFLSLIGLYLLSNSSGFKLSFGITLTLLCDIFVALHILFTDIYSKKYNIFSLVTFQFLFVSLFSLIFTPFEHNKIIFSFDVFLAIFVTVIFATIFAYLVQTYAQRYTSPTKTAVIFTLEPVSAAIIGYFFGEILTLKQIIGGILVIAAILISEIGDKFKINE, encoded by the coding sequence GTGGATTTTAAAAAGATTTCTGACCTTTTATTAGTTTTAGTTGCTATTGCGTGGGGTAGTACTTTTATTTTAGTTCAAAACGCTCTCCAAGATATTCCTCCATTTTCTTTTTTGTTTATTAGGTTTTTTTTAGCTTTTGCTTTAATGTATATAATTTTTTATAAAAAAATTTCTTATAATATTTCAACTATAAAAGCAGCAATGTTCTTAGGACTTTTTAACTTTTTAGCTTTTTCCTTACAAACATATGCTCTTTTATATGAAAAATCAAGTATTGTGGCATTTGTAACTGGATTTTATGTTGTTATAGTCCCTTTTTTTGCATTTCTATTTTTTAAAAAACAAATTAAAACAAATGTAATTATTGGAGCATTTTTATCTCTCATAGGATTATATCTTTTAAGTAATTCTTCTGGATTTAAATTATCTTTTGGAATAACTTTAACACTACTATGTGATATATTTGTAGCACTACATATATTATTTACAGATATTTATTCAAAAAAATATAATATATTTTCATTAGTTACTTTTCAATTTTTGTTTGTTTCACTATTTTCATTAATTTTTACTCCTTTTGAACATAATAAAATAATCTTTTCATTTGATGTTTTTTTAGCAATTTTTGTAACAGTAATATTTGCAACAATTTTCGCTTATTTAGTGCAAACTTACGCACAAAGATATACATCTCCTACAAAAACAGCTGTTATATTTACACTTGAACCTGTAAGTGCAGCAATAATAGGATATTTTTTTGGAGAAATTCTGACATTAAAGCAAATAATAGGTGGAATTTTAGTAATAGCTGCAATTTTAATTTCAGAAATTGGAGATAAATTTAAAATTAATGAATAA
- the cybH gene encoding Ni/Fe-hydrogenase, b-type cytochrome subunit, translated as MKFLKIKGLYLGGIEFSAGYRWQHWIRAISIFALIATGFYLANPFITYANPSAEPTRFLHAEIREWHIIFGFAMIGAVLYKTIYFLFFPEGKYERRSFLDLLNVKKTTKKSIEQVKYYLLVGKHPHFEGVYNPLQLGAYTMLYVFFYGIIITGLALYAEVYHNGLGGALYPFAKAVESFFGGLAYVRLWHHIFMWAIIIVVFVHIYMAVYNAVFGKNGGMDAIFSGMKWEILDEDCIKKENLKETTKCLEEKLSHH; from the coding sequence ATGAAATTTTTAAAAATAAAAGGACTTTATCTTGGAGGAATTGAATTTTCAGCAGGATATAGATGGCAACACTGGATAAGAGCAATTTCAATTTTTGCTCTTATTGCTACAGGATTTTATTTAGCTAATCCATTTATTACTTATGCAAATCCATCAGCTGAACCAACAAGATTTTTACATGCTGAGATTCGTGAATGGCATATTATTTTTGGTTTTGCAATGATTGGAGCTGTTTTATATAAAACAATTTATTTTCTATTTTTCCCAGAAGGAAAATATGAAAGAAGAAGTTTTTTAGATTTATTAAATGTTAAAAAAACAACTAAAAAATCGATTGAGCAAGTAAAATATTATTTATTAGTTGGAAAACATCCACATTTTGAAGGAGTATATAATCCACTTCAACTTGGTGCTTATACAATGCTTTATGTTTTCTTTTATGGGATTATTATTACAGGATTAGCACTTTATGCAGAGGTTTATCACAATGGACTTGGTGGAGCTTTATATCCTTTTGCAAAAGCAGTTGAGAGTTTTTTTGGTGGACTTGCATATGTTAGACTTTGGCATCATATTTTTATGTGGGCTATTATAATTGTGGTTTTTGTTCATATTTATATGGCAGTTTATAATGCTGTATTTGGAAAAAATGGTGGTATGGATGCAATATTCTCAGGGATGAAGTGGGAAATTTTAGATGAAGATTGTATAAAAAAAGAAAATCTTAAAGAAACTACTAAATGTCTTGAAGAGAAATTATCTCATCACTAA
- the hypA gene encoding hydrogenase/urease nickel incorporation protein HypA codes for MHEFSIVDSLLRLADEHAKKNNAKKVTKLEIKIGELSGVEPDLLKTAFDTFKEGTVCEEAEFIIINQPIVIKCNDCNYEGEPNKDEYVCPNCKGVNIKIIDGEDMYLMSLELEKED; via the coding sequence ATGCATGAATTTTCAATAGTTGATTCACTACTTCGACTTGCCGATGAGCATGCCAAAAAAAATAACGCAAAAAAAGTTACAAAACTTGAAATAAAAATTGGTGAACTCAGTGGAGTAGAACCAGATTTATTAAAAACTGCTTTTGATACTTTCAAAGAAGGAACTGTTTGTGAAGAAGCAGAATTTATAATTATAAATCAACCAATTGTAATAAAATGTAATGATTGTAATTATGAAGGAGAACCAAATAAAGATGAATATGTATGTCCAAATTGTAAAGGAGTTAATATAAAAATTATTGATGGTGAAGATATGTATTTAATGAGTTTAGAATTAGAAAAAGAGGATTAG
- a CDS encoding hydrogenase small subunit, with protein MNDALMQKMKERINELRKLPGVGSKTIKDVLEENGISRRDFLKWSASMAAMLGLSSSFVPVVAEAAEVSDRLPVLWLHLAECTGCSESLLRTDTPSVDDLIFNYINLQYHDTIMAAAGWQAEENYEEALNKFKGRLILCVEGGVPTKDGGEYLTFGPHAETGLEKLKRTAEAAGAIIAVGTCSAFGGIQAAAPNPTGAVGIHKVLNKPVINVPGCPPSAKNIVGTILYVILFGALPAVDNFNRPKFAYGLRIHDLCERRGHFDAGEFVEEFGDTGAENGFCLYKVGCKGPYTFNNCSRERFNQHTSWPVQAGHGCIGCSEPDFWDAMKPYEKPLADNYLASIDADATADKIGITILTVAGVAIAAHAAISAMKNPKE; from the coding sequence ATGAATGATGCATTAATGCAAAAAATGAAAGAGAGAATTAATGAGCTTAGAAAACTTCCAGGAGTAGGAAGTAAAACAATTAAAGATGTATTAGAAGAAAATGGTATTAGTAGAAGGGATTTTTTAAAATGGTCAGCTTCAATGGCAGCAATGCTTGGATTATCGAGTAGTTTTGTGCCAGTAGTCGCAGAAGCTGCTGAGGTTAGTGATAGACTTCCAGTACTTTGGCTTCATTTAGCTGAATGTACAGGATGTAGTGAAAGTTTACTAAGGACTGATACACCAAGTGTGGATGATTTAATTTTTAATTATATTAATCTTCAATATCATGATACTATAATGGCAGCTGCTGGGTGGCAAGCAGAAGAGAACTATGAAGAAGCTTTAAATAAATTTAAAGGTAGACTTATTTTATGTGTAGAAGGTGGAGTGCCAACAAAAGATGGAGGAGAATATTTAACATTTGGTCCTCATGCTGAAACAGGGCTTGAAAAATTAAAAAGAACTGCTGAGGCAGCAGGAGCAATTATTGCAGTTGGTACTTGTAGTGCATTTGGTGGTATTCAAGCAGCAGCACCAAATCCAACAGGTGCAGTTGGAATTCATAAGGTATTAAATAAACCTGTTATTAATGTACCAGGATGTCCTCCTAGTGCAAAAAATATTGTTGGGACAATTCTTTATGTAATTTTATTTGGAGCACTTCCAGCTGTAGATAATTTTAATAGACCAAAATTTGCATATGGACTTAGAATTCACGACTTATGTGAAAGAAGAGGACATTTTGATGCAGGTGAGTTTGTTGAAGAGTTTGGTGATACAGGTGCTGAAAATGGTTTTTGTTTATATAAAGTAGGATGTAAAGGTCCTTATACTTTTAATAATTGTAGTAGAGAGAGATTTAATCAACACACTTCTTGGCCAGTTCAAGCAGGACATGGTTGTATTGGATGTAGTGAACCTGACTTTTGGGATGCAATGAAACCTTATGAAAAACCTCTTGCAGATAATTATTTAGCAAGTATTGATGCAGATGCAACAGCTGATAAAATAGGTATTACAATTTTAACAGTAGCTGGTGTAGCAATAGCAGCTCATGCAGCAATTAGTGCAATGAAAAATCCTAAGGAGTAA
- a CDS encoding nickel-dependent hydrogenase large subunit, which produces MKITKKIINKIEGEAELKIYQKDGIIDFVEIFFWQYRGIEQYLVNRHFLDALVINPRICGICGHAHLLATAKAIENALNLKITKKAEILRDITSGLEIIQNHIKWFYLTLYPTQIKDKSYILKALNIVKKISKIIAIIGGQFPHNSYIIPGGVTCDLTNLDIIKIKNLLKKLREDIYTIIDENGKSHDLEKFFENLPKNIGKSLNKFLVLGDNLFFKPNGTFTNVKEFSNNSFFKNVLYNEEYYEVGPLARNLQNKTINTIYEKYQDSIYTRIFARLYEILLIINYLIKEIEDLDITQKSFLNYKKRTCGSGVSVIEAPRGSLIHKIKIENEKIKFYDIVMPSQFYLSNGTKEKPSASQMALMGEEIKYIDTIFKCFDICAVCVIH; this is translated from the coding sequence ATGAAAATAACAAAAAAAATAATAAATAAAATAGAAGGTGAAGCAGAATTAAAAATTTATCAAAAAGATGGTATTATTGATTTTGTAGAAATATTTTTTTGGCAATATAGAGGAATAGAACAGTATTTAGTAAATAGGCATTTTTTAGATGCATTAGTAATAAATCCAAGAATTTGTGGGATATGTGGGCATGCTCATTTGCTTGCAACTGCCAAAGCTATTGAGAATGCTTTGAATTTAAAAATAACTAAAAAAGCTGAAATTTTAAGGGATATAACAAGTGGTCTTGAAATTATTCAAAATCATATTAAATGGTTTTATTTAACACTTTATCCTACTCAAATAAAAGATAAAAGTTACATATTAAAAGCTTTAAATATTGTGAAAAAAATTTCAAAAATTATTGCTATTATTGGAGGACAATTTCCTCATAATTCATATATTATACCAGGTGGTGTGACTTGCGATTTAACAAATTTAGATATTATAAAGATTAAAAACTTATTAAAAAAACTAAGAGAGGATATTTATACCATTATTGATGAAAATGGGAAAAGTCATGATTTAGAAAAGTTTTTTGAAAATTTACCTAAGAATATAGGAAAAAGTTTAAATAAATTTTTGGTATTAGGAGATAACTTATTTTTTAAACCAAATGGAACTTTTACAAATGTAAAGGAATTTTCAAACAATTCATTTTTTAAAAATGTTTTATATAATGAAGAATATTATGAAGTTGGTCCACTTGCAAGAAATTTACAAAATAAGACAATAAATACAATTTATGAAAAATATCAAGATAGTATATATACAAGAATTTTTGCACGTCTTTATGAGATACTGTTGATTATAAATTATTTAATTAAAGAAATAGAAGATTTAGATATTACTCAAAAAAGTTTTTTAAATTATAAAAAAAGAACTTGTGGAAGTGGAGTAAGTGTAATAGAAGCTCCAAGAGGTAGTTTAATACATAAAATAAAAATTGAAAATGAAAAAATCAAATTTTACGATATTGTAATGCCTTCTCAGTTTTATTTGTCAAACGGAACAAAAGAAAAGCCATCAGCATCTCAAATGGCTTTAATGGGAGAAGAAATTAAATATATTGATACAATTTTTAAATGTTTTGATATTTGTGCTGTTTGTGTTATTCATTAA
- a CDS encoding helix-turn-helix domain-containing protein yields the protein MKRRTYKRMTKEEIELIFKLYEEKMELRKIARVLGRSLSSIQYQLRKKNENV from the coding sequence ATGAAAAGACGAACTTATAAAAGGATGACAAAAGAAGAAATAGAATTAATTTTTAAACTTTATGAAGAGAAAATGGAATTAAGGAAGATAGCAAGAGTATTAGGAAGAAGTTTATCTTCAATACAATATCAGTTGAGAAAAAAAAATGAAAATGTATAA
- a CDS encoding IS1 family transposase: protein MYKELYNEFLAILKKTPIVFSYLCLDELYTFYRKKDNRVYVWSAVGVTKTGRKFYFYFLSKKKNIDSLLSFNFDLPKVEKYYTDGHFAYSNVYGDKASQKKSKYTNLVENLNSQMRDKISYLVRKTKAHAKSFDWLDNRLAMFFFNLNLKGNK, encoded by the coding sequence ATGTATAAAGAATTATATAACGAATTTTTAGCAATATTAAAAAAAACTCCAATAGTATTTTCATATCTTTGTTTAGACGAATTATATACTTTTTATCGTAAAAAGGATAACAGGGTATATGTATGGAGTGCAGTAGGAGTTACAAAAACAGGAAGAAAATTTTATTTTTATTTTTTATCAAAAAAGAAAAATATTGATAGTTTATTATCATTTAATTTTGATTTACCAAAAGTAGAAAAATATTATACAGATGGACATTTTGCATATTCGAATGTATATGGGGATAAAGCAAGTCAAAAAAAATCAAAATATACAAATTTAGTTGAGAACTTAAATTCTCAAATGAGAGATAAAATCTCATATCTTGTTAGAAAAACTAAAGCTCATGCTAAGTCTTTTGATTGGTTAGATAATAGACTTGCTATGTTTTTCTTTAATCTTAATTTAAAAGGTAATAAATAA
- a CDS encoding DJ-1 family glyoxalase III — MAKVCVPLANGFEEIEAISLIDVMRRGGLEVIVAGVGGDVIYGAHNVRVIPDTKIELVNVDELDLVVLPGGLPGAINLAKDEYVQNLLKEMDKKGKYVGAICAAPYALKEAGVLKDKYTAYPGWEENIKKEGYVADAKVVEDKNVLTSKGPGTAICFGLEIVKKFAGEEVYKQLKEGLLADYC; from the coding sequence ATGGCAAAAGTATGTGTCCCACTTGCGAATGGATTTGAAGAAATTGAAGCTATTAGTTTAATTGATGTAATGAGAAGAGGAGGTCTTGAAGTTATAGTTGCAGGAGTTGGAGGAGATGTTATTTATGGAGCTCATAATGTAAGAGTTATTCCAGATACAAAAATTGAACTTGTAAATGTAGATGAGCTTGATTTAGTTGTACTTCCTGGTGGTCTTCCAGGGGCTATTAATTTAGCAAAAGATGAATATGTGCAAAATTTGCTTAAAGAAATGGATAAAAAAGGTAAATATGTAGGTGCAATTTGTGCAGCTCCATATGCCCTAAAAGAAGCAGGAGTACTTAAAGATAAATATACTGCATATCCAGGATGGGAAGAAAATATTAAAAAAGAAGGATATGTAGCAGATGCAAAAGTTGTTGAAGATAAAAATGTTTTAACAAGTAAAGGTCCTGGGACTGCAATTTGTTTTGGGCTTGAAATAGTTAAAAAATTTGCAGGAGAAGAAGTATATAAACAATTAAAAGAAGGCTTGCTTGCGGATTATTGCTAA
- a CDS encoding transporter substrate-binding domain-containing protein, whose amino-acid sequence MKKLFLSILILSTLLFSADFNLWNKSTLNQVVKKGKLRVCLEPGYVPFEMRDKHGRIIGFDVDIAKKMAKDMGVKLKLVPTAWDGIIPALITNKCDIIISGMTITQKRNLKVAFSEPYFLVGQTLLVNKKHSNISNYKDLDKKGIVITTKLGTTGEIAARKLFKNATIKTFDSESAAVQEVLNNRADAFIYDKPYNELFMAGKGKGKLIFLKQDLTYEPLGFAVNHGDPDFLNWLNNFLRQIKHDGTYEKFYNKWFRNTEWLKRVQ is encoded by the coding sequence ATGAAAAAACTTTTTTTATCAATTTTAATTTTATCAACTTTACTTTTTAGTGCTGATTTTAACTTATGGAATAAATCTACGCTAAATCAAGTTGTAAAAAAAGGAAAACTTAGAGTTTGTTTAGAGCCTGGTTATGTTCCTTTTGAAATGAGAGATAAACACGGTAGAATTATTGGATTTGATGTAGATATTGCTAAAAAAATGGCAAAGGATATGGGAGTAAAACTAAAATTAGTACCAACAGCTTGGGATGGTATTATCCCAGCCTTAATTACAAACAAATGTGATATTATAATTTCTGGAATGACAATTACACAAAAAAGAAATTTAAAAGTAGCTTTTAGTGAGCCATACTTTCTTGTTGGGCAAACATTATTAGTAAATAAAAAACATTCTAATATTAGTAATTATAAAGATTTAGACAAAAAAGGCATTGTTATTACTACAAAACTTGGAACAACAGGAGAAATAGCAGCAAGAAAATTATTTAAAAATGCAACTATTAAAACCTTTGATAGTGAAAGTGCAGCAGTACAAGAAGTATTAAACAATAGAGCTGATGCTTTTATATATGATAAGCCTTATAATGAATTATTTATGGCAGGAAAAGGAAAAGGAAAATTAATTTTCCTAAAACAAGATTTAACATATGAACCTCTTGGATTTGCAGTTAATCATGGGGATCCTGATTTTCTTAATTGGTTAAATAACTTTTTAAGACAAATAAAACATGATGGTACTTATGAAAAATTCTACAATAAATGGTTTAGAAACACTGAATGGCTAAAAAGAGTACAATGA